A portion of the Parcubacteria group bacterium genome contains these proteins:
- a CDS encoding MFS transporter — translation MVYFTHKLNRGFVSLFSSQAIRKMALSLLTVFLPIFLFELFDENIFLVLAFFGVASFMYAFLLPLGMQFMNRFGFKRALILGSIFGMLYFAILAFTDAENVLLLIPLALVVTTLFKLFFWIPYHVDFAKFADPKDRGKGVSAMYAMVSITGVVGPIVAGYILDQTGFGVLFSVVIALYALSLIPLFNLPQVNESYSWGYGETWNKLLSREYRHPLIAITALGVENIIAIAVWPLFVYLLLKGDLFNVGVVSTVIFGAVVILQLGMGKFLDTSEGKRYQTLHIGSILSAVGWIGKMFVVTAFHIFIAGFYHGITKIFTETPFDTLVYEIAADQGHYVDEFTVLKEMALQIGHVVGIAGTMLALFFFSIEWTFLIAAGATLLFNILYYRKRDMHMLVGRHTVPHMALHR, via the coding sequence ATGGTGTATTTTACCCACAAACTGAATAGGGGATTCGTTTCGCTTTTTTCCTCACAAGCCATACGGAAGATGGCCTTGTCCCTCCTCACTGTTTTCTTGCCTATTTTCCTATTCGAGCTTTTTGACGAAAATATTTTCCTGGTCCTGGCCTTCTTTGGTGTAGCATCTTTTATGTACGCTTTTTTGCTACCACTTGGCATGCAATTCATGAATCGGTTTGGATTCAAGCGCGCCTTAATCCTTGGATCTATTTTTGGGATGCTCTATTTTGCAATCCTGGCGTTTACCGACGCGGAGAATGTGCTTCTCCTTATTCCACTCGCACTCGTCGTGACAACGCTCTTCAAACTTTTTTTCTGGATTCCATACCATGTAGACTTTGCTAAGTTTGCGGATCCGAAAGATCGCGGGAAGGGAGTTTCTGCTATGTATGCCATGGTCTCTATTACAGGTGTTGTGGGACCCATCGTCGCCGGGTATATTTTGGATCAAACAGGTTTTGGTGTGCTCTTCTCGGTTGTCATTGCATTATATGCTCTCTCGCTCATCCCGCTCTTCAACTTGCCACAAGTAAACGAGTCGTATAGCTGGGGATATGGCGAGACGTGGAATAAGCTTCTTTCGCGTGAATACCGACACCCGCTCATCGCTATTACCGCGTTGGGTGTCGAGAACATCATCGCAATCGCGGTGTGGCCCCTCTTTGTTTACCTCCTTCTCAAGGGGGACCTCTTTAATGTCGGGGTTGTCTCGACCGTCATCTTCGGAGCTGTCGTCATCCTCCAGCTTGGGATGGGTAAGTTTCTGGACACTTCGGAGGGAAAACGCTACCAAACGCTCCACATTGGAAGTATCCTCTCCGCCGTCGGCTGGATTGGAAAAATGTTTGTCGTGACCGCATTTCACATCTTCATTGCCGGTTTTTATCATGGAATTACGAAAATTTTCACCGAGACGCCCTTTGACACGCTTGTATATGAAATTGCCGCAGACCAAGGGCACTACGTTGACGAGTTCACTGTATTAAAAGAGATGGCCCTCCAAATTGGCCACGTTGTCGGTATCGCAGGAACCATGCTTGCCCTTTTCTTCTTCTCTATTGAATGGACATTCCTCATTGCCGCCGGAGCAACTTTGCTCTTCAATATTCTCTACTACAGAAAGCGAGACATGCACATGCTCGTAGGGCGCCACACTGTGCCACACATGGCATTGCATAGGTAG
- a CDS encoding cation transporter, with translation MAGHYPDCPGPATCWCEVRRLSLVLGLTIAILILEIFGGWYSGSLALWADAGHVFTDSAGIVVTIGALVLMRLWKQNKAREVASRINIGLLFLLAGTVAFETFERLTNPVPVVSPVVIVVIASIGGIGNFFQHKMLKASTENHEALLQHIFSDLVLSMAVVVGGVTMWAFGWFLVDPLLSLVIALWIFYQALKLAFGSEHGHSH, from the coding sequence ATGGCAGGACACTACCCTGACTGCCCTGGCCCCGCCACGTGTTGGTGTGAGGTCAGACGGCTCTCGTTGGTACTTGGGCTCACCATAGCGATCTTAATTCTCGAGATTTTCGGCGGATGGTATTCAGGAAGCTTGGCTCTTTGGGCCGATGCTGGGCATGTGTTTACCGACAGTGCAGGAATTGTAGTGACGATCGGTGCTCTCGTGCTTATGCGCTTGTGGAAACAGAACAAGGCGCGAGAGGTAGCTTCGAGGATTAATATCGGGCTACTGTTTCTCTTGGCTGGTACCGTTGCTTTTGAGACGTTCGAGCGTCTCACAAATCCAGTTCCGGTCGTAAGCCCTGTCGTCATCGTCGTCATTGCCTCCATCGGTGGCATCGGAAATTTTTTCCAGCACAAGATGCTGAAGGCCTCGACAGAGAACCACGAGGCGTTATTGCAGCACATCTTCTCTGATTTGGTGTTGAGTATGGCCGTGGTTGTCGGTGGCGTTACCATGTGGGCATTTGGATGGTTCCTCGTCGACCCCCTTCTCTCACTTGTGATTGCACTTTGGATTTTTTATCAAGCGTTAAAGCTCGCGTTTGGCTCCGAGCACGGGCATTCTCACTAA
- a CDS encoding ATP:cob(I)alamin adenosyltransferase translates to MALYTGKGDAGTTKVIDSKERFSKASRLAEALGSLDELNSFIGLCKIKASSGQAARHSPMFRLRSDEMRTRSHFASSLDEIKSEDIDSESVRVNGKEVSVSYILHEVQENLFIVQAQVAGSDKKIVKKKVTQAERYINTIENIIPPIKGFTIAGATELSALLDVVRTIARRTERRVVLLHDTKERKLTKDTLAYMNRLSSLLFALARLASHQAGVKERTPTYR, encoded by the coding sequence ATGGCACTCTACACCGGAAAAGGGGATGCGGGGACAACAAAAGTGATCGACTCAAAGGAGCGTTTTTCAAAGGCCTCAAGACTCGCTGAGGCGCTGGGGTCATTAGACGAGCTCAACTCGTTTATTGGGCTTTGCAAAATAAAGGCGTCCTCGGGGCAAGCCGCGCGGCATTCGCCTATGTTTCGTCTTCGCTCGGACGAAATGAGAACACGCTCTCATTTCGCATCTTCGCTCGACGAAATAAAATCAGAAGACATTGACTCTGAATCTGTTCGTGTAAATGGAAAAGAGGTGAGTGTGTCCTATATACTCCACGAGGTACAAGAAAACCTATTTATCGTGCAAGCTCAAGTGGCGGGGTCTGATAAGAAAATCGTTAAGAAAAAAGTAACGCAAGCAGAACGATATATAAACACTATAGAGAACATTATTCCGCCTATCAAAGGATTTACTATTGCGGGGGCAACCGAGCTCTCGGCGCTTCTCGATGTAGTCCGTACCATAGCTCGGAGGACTGAGAGGAGAGTGGTCTTACTGCACGATACAAAAGAGCGGAAACTCACCAAAGATACTTTGGCGTACATGAACCGTCTTTCATCGCTCCTATTTGCATTGGCGCGCCTTGCCTCGCACCAAGCGGGTGTAAAAGAGAGAACTCCTACATATCGCTAA